One Vigna unguiculata cultivar IT97K-499-35 chromosome 11, ASM411807v1, whole genome shotgun sequence DNA window includes the following coding sequences:
- the LOC114169267 gene encoding uncharacterized protein LOC114169267: MGGRKWSILVAIFILLIAMEAAIAQGQGGGNGKGKGNENGNGNGNGNGKEKTPKEKKPKEKTPKEKKPKEKKPKKQHDEASDYDNLSPLPSGQERGFCRTNTTCEMKTIVCPSECAERKPKKNKKQKACFINCGSKKCEATCKVRKANCDGYGSLCYDPRFVGGDGVMFYFHGAKGGNFAIVSDDEFQINAHFIGTRPQGRTRDYTWVQALAVMFDSHTLVIAANRVSHWNDKVDSLTVKWDGEVINVPTDGEAEWRANGDEREVVVERTDETNAVRVMVSGLVEMDISVKPIGEQENKVHNYQLPPDDAFAHLETQFRFKKSTDHFEGVLGQTYRPGYVSPVKRGVPMPMMGGENKYETLSLFSTSCTRCMFQRPSSIASTEGLVAQN; this comes from the exons ATGGGTGGAAGAAAATGGAGCATCTTGGTGGCCATCTTCATCTTACTTATTGCCATGGAAGCTGCCATAGCTCAAGGTCAAGGTGGTGGCAATGGCAAAGGTAAAGGAAATGAGAATGGGAATGGGAATGGAAATGGAAATGGGAAGGAGAAGACGCCAAAAGAGAAGAAGCCAAAAGAGAAAACGCCAAAAGAGAAAAAGCCAAAAGAGAAAAAGCCAAAAAAACAACATGATGAAGCCTCAGATTATGACAATCTGTCACCACTGCCATCAGGTCAGGAACGAGGGTTCTGCAGAACAAACACCACCTGTGAGATGAAGACCATTGTGTGCCCATCCGAGTGCGCTGAGAGGAAGCCCAAGAAGAACAAGAAGCAGAAGGCATGTTTCATTAACTGTGGCAGCAAAAAATGTGAAGCCACCTGCAAGG TAAGGAAAGCTAACTGTGATGGGTATGGATCTCTGTGTTATGATCCTCGCTTTGTGGGTGGTGATGGTGTGATGTTCTACTTCCACGGTGCCAAAGGAGGAAACTTTGCCATTGTTTCTGATGATGAGTTCCAAATCAATGCTCACTTCATTGGTACTCGACCACAGGGAAGGACTCGTGACTACACATGGGTGCAAGCACTTGCTGTTATGTTTGACTCACACACTCTTGTTATTGCAGCCAATAGAGTGTCTCATTGGAATGACAAGGTTGATTCTCTCACAGTGAAGTGGGATGGTGAAGTAATCAATGTTCCAACTGATGGAGAAGCTGAATGGAGGGCCAATGGAGATGAAAGAGAAGTGGTTGTGGAGAGAACCGATGAGACCAACGCTGTGAGAGTGATGGTTTCGGGTTTGGTTGAGATGGACATAAGTGTGAAGCCTATTGGGGAGCAAGAAAACAAGGTTCACAATTACCAACTTCCACCAGATGATGCTTTTGCGCATTTGGAGACACAATTCAGATTTAAGAAAAGCACAGATCATTTTGAAGGAGTTTTGGGTCAGACCTACAGGCCAGGGTATGTTAGCCCTGTCAAGAGAGGGGTTCCTATGCCAATGATGGGTGGGGAGAACAAGTACGagactctctctctcttttcaaCATCATGCACACGATGCATGTTCCAGAGGCCATCCAGCATAGCAAGCACTGAAGGACTTGTTGCTCAGAACTGA